In a single window of the Gemmatimonadaceae bacterium genome:
- a CDS encoding DinB family protein, translating into MPHLRRPLAREYAAILSAEIALVPDVADFAAMLRDNADVTRALAAGFGEAQAALRYAPGKWSVRETIGHLSDCERVLSYRLLRALRGDATLLPGFDHNAWVPAAQFERRTLADVVREFSAVRNATVALLDSAAAETFEFRLNVGTGHITGVALAYLIAGHELHHQGILRERYREPLSG; encoded by the coding sequence ATGCCGCACCTTCGCCGGCCGCTGGCCCGTGAGTACGCCGCCATCCTGTCCGCCGAGATCGCACTCGTCCCCGACGTCGCCGACTTTGCCGCCATGTTGCGTGACAACGCCGACGTCACGCGCGCACTGGCCGCCGGCTTTGGCGAGGCACAGGCGGCACTGCGCTATGCCCCCGGCAAGTGGAGCGTGCGCGAGACCATCGGGCACTTGAGCGATTGCGAGCGCGTGCTCAGCTATCGGTTGCTGCGCGCGCTGCGTGGCGATGCCACGCTCCTTCCCGGCTTCGACCACAACGCCTGGGTCCCCGCTGCGCAGTTCGAGCGCCGTACGCTCGCCGACGTGGTGCGCGAGTTCAGCGCCGTGCGCAACGCGACCGTGGCACTGCTCGACAGCGCCGCCGCCGAAACGTTCGAGTTCCGCCTCAACGTGGGGACCGGGCACATCACTGGCGTTGCCCTCGCGTATCTCATCGCCGGGCACGAGCTGCACCATCAGGGGATACTGCGGGAGCGGTATCGGGAACCCCTCTCAGGATAG